A segment of the Kitasatospora sp. NBC_01266 genome:
GATCGACGAGGCCGCGAGCGTGCGCCTCACCGCGGTCGACGGCGACGTCGAGGTCGGCCGGCTCAACGGCCCCGCGCAGATCAGCACCGCACGGGGCGCCATCCGGATCGCCGAGGCCGTGCGCGGCGCGGTCGTGCTCCGCACCCAGATGGGCGACATCTCGGTCGGCGCCACCGCCGGCGTCTCGGCCGCCCTGGACGCCGGCACCGGTCACGGCCGCGTCAGCAACGCCCTCAAGAACGACGGCACCGCCGAACTCGACATCCGCGCCACCACCGCCCACGGCGACATCACCGCCCGCAGCCTCTGAGCTCAGGGGCCCGCGACCCACGTGCGGGCCCGAGAAGTCCAAGCCGAACCAGACGCCCAACACGACCAGGGGGAACACATGACGAAGAACAGCACTGCCTCGACCAACTCGGAGTGGACCGGCATGGTGCCGGTCGACGACACGGCCCTGGCCGTCACCGACACCGGCGGTCCCGGCATCCCGGTGCTCTACCTCAACGGCCAGTTCGCCACCCAGGGGTACTGGCGGCGGGTCATCGCCGAACTGGGAACGGGATGGCGGCACATCACCTACGACGAGCGGGCGCGCGGCACGAAGTCGAAGCGTTCGGCGGACTACTCCTTCGAGGCCGCCGTCCGGGACGTCGACGCCGTTCTCGCGGCCAGGGGTGTGGACCGGGCGCTGGTGGTGGGCTGGTCCTACGGGGCGTTCGTCGGGGCGCACTGGGCCGGCCGGAATCCGGAACGTGCCCTGGGCGCGGTCATGGTCGACGGCGCGTACCCGTACGACTGGCTCGACGAGGCCATGGAGCAGCGGATCCGGAAGCTGTTCCGGCGGATGGGCTGGTTCACGCCACTGATGCGCCCGACGGGCCTGACCCCCCGGATGACCGCCGATCAGCAGGCCGACTGCAACATCGAGCTCGGCAGGCTCTCCCGCGAGCGCGAGCTGAGCCCCGTGCTGGACAGCATCACCGTCCCGGCGCGGTACGTGGTCGCCTCGGGGGCCTCCCTGGGAAGCCGCGGTGACGAGCAGGAACGGATCCGCACCAGCCTCGCCGCGGTGACCGCCCGCAACCCGAACATCAAGATCAGCGCGAAGGTCGCCAGCAACCACGGTGCGATCCTGAAGAAGGACTCCCCGGCCATCGCCGAGGCCGTCCGCGAGGTCGCCGCCCTCGACCGCAGCCGGCGCTGAAGTCCTGACCGGACCTCGACGGCCGCCCGTACTGATCAGGTGGGTCTGTCCGCGCGACCGACGCTGCCGTCGTCCGTAACCGATGCGAAGTCCCACCGTCAGGCCTCCGACAAGGCCTGAGGCGGCCCCTTCCGCCGGAGCTGACGCGGCCGCACGACGGCGCGCAGCCGCACCGGGAGCCGTGCCGCTGGTGCTGCCCGGACACCGCGTCCTGCGGAGCCGGTGTCACTGACGATGCACGTGGGTCCTCGGGTCGCCACCTGGAGGTGGATGGACCCGGTGTGGCCTGTCGTGCCGCCCAGTGGGGGCAGCCGTGCGGTGGCTGAGGCGCAGTGGCGGCGGGAGGTGAGTCGAACGCGCGGGCGGGGATGTGGCTGGTCGCCACGTCGAGCTGATGCTGAGTCACCAGCTCGCGACACGCCGAGTGTTGATGTTGACACCCGTGGCAGTGACCGGTAATCGCGCGCGCACGTTTAAAGGCCCCGCGCAAGGTCGGCAACGTCGAGTCCAGGCGCCGGCGCACCATCAAGGCCGTGCCCGACGAGGGTGAGTAGGCGGCCTCGGGAAACGGCGTCCGGGACAGGCGAAGCCCAGGTCACCGACGGGGACGGTGACCTGGGCTTCGCGGTTCAGGGGTGCGGCGGGTCAGCTCAGGTGGGTGCGGATGGCCGCCATCACGCCGGCGGCCTGGTCGTTGAGGTAGAAGTGGCCGCCGGGGAAGACGCGGAGGTCGAAGGGGCCCGAGGTGTGGTTCTCCCAGGCCTGCGCCTCCTCGACGGTGACCTGGGCGTCCTGGTCGCCGGTGAGGGCGAAGAGCGGGCAGGACAGCCGCGGGCCGGGGGTGTAGCGGTAGGTCTCGGCGGCGCGGTAGTCGGCCCGGATCGCGGGCAGGATCATGCGCAGGATCTCGGGGTCGCCGAGCACCTGGGTGTCGGTGCCGCTCAGCCGGCTGATGTCGGTGATCAGACCGTCGTCGTCCAGCAGGTGCACCCGCTCGTCGCGCACGGTCGACGGCGCGCGCCGGCCGGAGGCGAACAGGCCGTGCAGCACGGTGCCGCGCGCCTCCAGGCGGTTGGCCACCTCGAAGGCCAGGGACGCCCCCATGCTGTGGCCGAAGAAGGTGACGGGCCGGTCGAACCAGGGGAGCACCTCCTCGACCAGCGCGTCGGCGAGCTCGGGGATGTTGTCGATGCACGGCTCGTGGCGCCGGTCCTGGCGGCCCGGGTACTGGATCGCCAGGACGTCCACGTCCGGTGCCAGGGTGCGCGAGACCGGGAAGTAGTACGACGCCGCGCCGCCGGCGTGCGGGAAGCACACCAGTCGGTGCGCGGCCCGCTCGGCCGGGTGGAAGCGCCGCACCCACGTGCTGGTTCCGACAGTCGCCTCGGTGGTCACGTCAGTCCGCCTCCTCGACGGTCGTGTTGCGTAAGGGGGTTGAGGGTCATCCGGGTCACGCGGAGAGCACCCGTTCCTCCGTCTGGATCAGCTCGTCCGTGATGCCCATGTCCGCCGCCGGGTCGTCGTAGGTCTGGCGGATGTGGAAGAGGTCCTTCAGCAGGTCGAGCGAGGTGATCCGCTTCGTCGACCGCTGCTCCGCGATCCCACGCAGCGGCAGCCGGCCGAGGTCGGCCCAGTGCAGCCGGCCGTCGGTGCCGATGTAGCTGCGCGCGCGGCCCGCGTTGTCGGGGTGGACGCAGTAGGGCACGTCGAGGTAGCCGCGCCGGAAGGCCTCCAGCAGCCCGCGCCCGATGTCGTCGTCCAGGTCGAGCACCGCGTCGACCAGGGCGCGCGCCTCCGCGTAGGTCTGCGAGTCGCCGAGGTAGGCGGCCGGGTCGGGGTTGCGGGCCGCGGTGCGGCGGGCGATGGCGTCGGAGTACTCCAGCGCCAGCACGTTCTCGGCGATGGTGGGGATCCGGCGCGCCTCGGCGACCGTCTTCACGATGATCCGCTGGGCGCCGGTGGTCACCGCGAGTTCGGCGGCCCGGCCGAGCAGCCGGTGCGCGCCGCGGTAGGTCTCCGGGTACACGCCCATGTAGGCGTAGATGACGATGTGCCAGTTGTCGGTGGGCAGCAGCTCCTGGCAGAGCCGGCGCAGCGCGCCCACGGCCTCGCGGTCCTGCCCCAGGTGGGTCTGCTGGGCGTAGCTCATCGACACCGAGCGGATGCCGTGCTGGACGAAGAACATCGCCTCCAGGAAGCTGATCGCCACCAGCTGGCTGGGCGGGCACAGCTGGCCCATCATGCAGCCGCCGAAGGTCTCCAGGTGCGGCTCGATGTCCACCTCCTGCAGCCGCGTGTACAGCTCGCAGCAGGCCTGCCAGTTCCGCACGCCGTCGGCGAGCGGGGTGCGGCCGTAGGGCAGGCAGTAGGAGACCGGCCCGCCCTCGGTGGCGTTGATCCGCAGGCGCAGCAGGGCCCAGAAGATGTCGATCGGGGTCGCGGAGCCGTGCCGGACCTGGATCGGGAAGCTCGCGTCCCAGAGCCCGTCGAGCACCGCCTCGGTGGTGGTCGGCGGGTGGTTGACGATCGGGTACCCGTTGAGGCTGATGCCCTCGCGCAGCGCGTCCTCGACGGCTTCGAGCTCGCCGACGCGGGTGTAGCTGTCCAGGGTCAGGGTGCCCACCGTGACGGCGTCGGCCGCCTTGGCGGCGGCCAGGCCCTCGCGCATCCGCGCGGGGTCGCCGAAGCCCATCCGGGGCTGCACGACCAGGCGCCCCGCGGCGCCCGCACGGCGGACGAACTCGCCGAAGTCGACCGGTCGTTGGCGGGCCGGCCGCTGGTCGGCGGGCAGTTCGGGCAGTTCGGGCAGCGTCATCGGATCACCTGCCCGGCGTCGTCGAGTGCGCGCTGCCCGGCGCTGTCCAGTGCGCGCTCGGCTTCGAGTTCGCGCTCGGACTGCGGCGGCAGCGAGGCGAGGAAGCCGCGGAAGGCGACCACCGGGTCCTGGCCGTCCTCGAAGACGGCGTCGAAGCCGGCGGCCGTCAGGTCCGCCGTCCTGGCGGCCCCCTCGCGGTCGTCGGTGCCGAGCTTGCCGCCGATCACGATGGGCGTGGCCGCCAGCGGGCTGAGCGCCCGCAGCTTGCCGATCACCCGCATGCCGTCCTGGTAGCCGTGCCCGTTGACACTGCTGATGACGACCATGTCCGGCTCCTGCGCGGCGCATTCGGCCGCCAGCAGGTCATCGGGGACGCAGGGGCCCAGGTTGACCACCTGGTACCCGCACTCCTCGATGAGCAGCTGCAGGAAGACCAGGTTCCAGGTGTGCGAGTCCGAGGCCAGCGAGGTGACGATCACGGTGCCCTTCGACTCCGCGAACTCCGGCTCCAGGCCGTCCTCGAGCGGTCTCAGCTCGCTCACGGCCGGCCTCCGGCGCTCGTGGGCGTGCGCACGTGCTCGATCCGGGTGGCGGAGACGACCTCGCCGCCGGCCACCGCGACCTCGACCGGCGCCGGGCGGCCCAGGAACATCAGCAGGCTCGACGTGGGGCCGTACGCGCCGGTGTTGGGGATGGCCAGCAGGTCGCCGGACGCCAGCCCGGCCGGGACCTCGATCTGCCGGCCCAGGACGTCGCCCGGGGTGCACAGCGGCCCGACCAGGTTCGCCTTCTCCGTCTCGGCGTCCGCCTCGACGTGCACGCTGACCGGCAGCAGCCGGCCCAGCCCGGACATGCCGCCGAAGGTGTTGATACCCGCGTCGACGATCACGAACTTCTTGCCGCGGCTGACCTTGACGTTGCTGACCTGGGTGACCAGGGTGCCGCTGTCGCCGGACAGGTAGCGGCCGGACTCGACCGCCAGGCGCGGGGTGCCCTCGCGCCAGGTCGGGAAGTGCGTGTCGAGCGAGGCCTCCAGCTCCACCCGCAGCTTGGGGTACGAGTCCCGGCCGCCCTGCTGGGCGTACGGGACGGAGAAGCCGCCGCCGATGTCCAGCAGCCGCAGCGGCACCCCGAGTTCCCGCTGGATCTCGGCGGCCGCCTCGATGGTGTGGGTGAGCTCGCCGATCAGGGCTTCCTCGTCACGCGCGTTGCTCTGCGAGAAGAGGTGCAGGCCGGCCACCCGGGTGCCGGGGACCGAGAGCAGCTGCGGCGCCAGCTCGGCGATCGTCTCGCTGTCGATGCCGAACTGGGTGGGCGTGCCGGTCATCCGGATGCTGGTGGTGGCGCTGGCGGTGGCGCTGTTGATCCGCAGCAGGCAGTCGACCTCGGTGCCGTGCGCCACGGCGGTCTCGCCGATGTGCCGCAGGTCGCTGAGCGACTCGGCGGAGAAGGTGCGCACCCCCTGGCCGATCGCCTCGGCGAGCTCACCGGAGGTCTTGCCGGGACCGGTGTAGAGGATGTCGGAGCCCGGGTAGCCGGCCTCCAGCGCCGCCGCGAGCTCGCCGGTCGAGCTGATCTCGGCCTTGCAGGCCGGGCCCTCGCCGGTGCGCAGCGCGCGCACCAGGTCGGTGTGCGGGTTGGCCTTGAAGGCGTAGAAGACCTCGAAGCCCTCGGGCAGCCAGCCGAACAGGTCCGCCCTGGCCGCCCGCACCCGGTCCAGGTCGTAGACGTACAGCGGGGTGCCGTAGTGGCGGGCGAGCTCGATCGGCTCGGTGGACTGGGTGGTCTGGGTGGTCTGGGGACTCATTTTCCGCTCCCGTCGAGCAGCAGGGCCAGCTCCTGCCGCGCGTTCTTGCCGTGCTGGGTGAGGGGGAAGTCCTGCAGCACCCGGCAGATCGACGGCACCTTGGCAGGCTCAAGGCGCTGGTTGAGCTCCTTGAGGATGGTGCGCGGGGGCAGGTCGCTCTCCACGAACAGCGCCAGGTCGTGGCGGTCGCTGGGCGGCAGCGCGGCCGCTGCCCGCACCCCGGGGATGTCCATGGCGGCGCTCTCGATCTCGAGCGTGCTCATCCGGAAGCCCTTGCGCTTGAACATGTCGTCGCGCCGGCCCTCGAAGTACAGGTAGCCGTCCTCGTCCAGCCGGCCGTAGTCGCCGGTGTGCAGGCGCGGCTGACCGGTCTCGGGGTCGGCGCGGAAGGTCTTGGCGCTCTGCTCGGGGTTCTTCCAGTAGCCCGGCATCACGTGCGGCCCCACGGCGGCGATCTCCCCGATCTCCCCGGTGGGCAGCGGGCGGCCCTCCGGGTCCAGGATCTGCACCTGGGTCCCGGGCAGCGGCAGGCCCACGGCGCCGGGGCGCTCGCGGTCCTCCTCCGGCGGCATGACGGTGATCCGCTTGGCCTCGGTCTGCCCGTACTGGCGCACCACGCGGGCACCGGGGAAGTGCTCGCGCAGCGCCTCGATGGTGGCCGGCGGCAGCGCGGCCCCGGTGTTGGTGAACAGGCGCACCGGCGCGGTGGGCCCCTGGTCGCGCTTGACCAGGGTGACGATCATCGTCGCGAGCGAGGGCACCAGCGGGACCACGGTCGCGCCGGTCTCCCGCATCCGGTTCAGCAGCAGCAGGTCGGAGTCGCGGTCGGCGAGGATGATCTCGCAACGGGCGATACAGGTCATCAGGACCTTGTAGAGGCCGTAGTCCCAGGACATCGGGAAGCGGCAGAAGACCACGTCGTCGGCGCGGTAGCCGAGCATCTGGGTCAGTGCCCGCGAGGCGAAGGCCACCTGGGAGTGCGGGCAGATGACCGCCTTGGGGGCGGCCGTGGAGCCGGAGGTGTAGATCAGGGTGGCCACGTCGTCGGGGCGCACCTGGTCGGGGCCGGGGCCGGCGCCCTGGGCGCGCAGCTCCTCCACCTCGGGCCACAGATCGGCCAGCAGCTCCGCGGATCCGGCGCACTCGACGAGGCGCTCGGCACTCTCCGCGTCGCCGATCACCAGCACCGGTTCGGCGTTGGCGACGACCTGGCGCAGGTGGAAGACCTTCATCGCCGGGTTGAGCGGTACGAAGACCGCCCCGCAGCGGGAGGCGCCGTAGAACATGGCGGCCAGCGCGCGGGTGGTGGGCAGCTGGAGCACCACGCGGTCGCCGCGGCGCACGCCTCGGTCGTGCAGCCAGGCGGCGAAGGCCCGGCTGTACTCGTCCAGTTCCCGGTACGTCCAGCATCCGGCGGAGTCGCGGACCGCGGGGGCGTCCGGAGCCTCGCCGACGGCGTCGTCGAGCAGGCTGTGGACTAGTTCTTCATGACGGGCGCTCGGCCCGGAATGTGCTTGGGACTGTTCCAGTGTCGAATACGACTGGCTGACCAATGTCGCACCCCGCTTTGAGTTGTGGCTTGGTTCGCCGAAATACGCTGAGCCGAGTCGAGAACCTCGGTCGCCACGGTATGAGGGGTGCGGCGGCGGTCAAACCCCTAAAACCGCGCCGGGACGCAGAGCTAGGGGTTATTGGCCCAGCCGCCCGACCTCAGACTTGGAGCCATGGAGACTGCGCACCGGACGAAGAGCGCCCTGGTATTCCCGGGAATGGGGCCCGCCCCGTTCGCCGAGGTCGGCAAGTTCATGCTGATCAACCCATTCGCCCGGGAGCTCGTCGCGGAAGCCGACGAAGCGCTCGGCTACTCGCTCTTCGAGCGCTTTCGGGCAGCCGAGGGCGATTACTCGGTACCGGCCCAGGTCGCGTTCTTCGTGAACTGCCTCGCGCTGGCCCGGTGGGCCGAGAGCCAATTCGACATCGAGCCGGCGTTCATCACCGGTCCCAGCTTCGGCGGCAAGGCCACCGCGGTGCGTTCGGGCGCCCTGTCGTTCGCCGACGGCGTGCGCCTCACCGAGCGTTTCGCCCACTGCCTCGACCGGTTCTTCGAGGAGGAGTACCCGGAGGAGGTCGTCACCCAGTCCTTCGCCCGCACCTCGCCGGCCGCGCTCGAGGAGATCCTCGCCGAGCTGACGGCGCTGGGCGAGTGGCACGAGGTGACCTGCGTGGTGGACGCGGACTTCCGGATGCTCACCGTGCGCGCGTCCAGGCTGGAGTGGCTGGAGGCGCGGCTGCGCGCGGTCGGCGGGATGCCGCTCTACGCGATGCGACCGCCGATGCACGCCGCCGCCTTCGCCGCGCTGCGCGCCAGGGCCGCCGTGGAGGTCATGGACGGCCTGGAGTTCCGCGACCCCACCGTGGCGGTCGTCTCCGACCAGGACGGCTCGGTGCTGACCGGCGGCGAGCAGATCAGGGACCTGCTGCTCGACTGCTGCGTGCGCCCCGTCGACTGGCCCACCGCGCTCGGCACCCTGCGCGACCAGGGCGTCGGCACCCTCTGCGTCGCCGGCCAGGACGCCCTGTTCGGGCGGGTCGGCGTCGCGACGAAGAACTTCAAGATCGTTTCGGCGAACCCGCGCCTGGCCCTGCGTCCCCAGCGTCGCGCCGCGGCCGCCGCCTGACCCGGCGTCCGTGCTCGGCGTCCGCGTTCGGCCTGCGGCGGCGCCGCGCCCTTTCGGAGGAACCATGACAGAGCAAGACTCCCGCGGCCTGCACGAGCGCTTCCTGCGCGGACTCGCCCGGTCCGCCGGCCGCCCGGCGCTGCGGATCGGCGCCGAGACCACCAGCTACCGGGAACTGCACCAGCAGGCCCTGACCTGGGCCGGCTCGCTGGGCGGCGCCAAGGTCGTCGGCGTGCTGGCCACCAAGGGCGTGACGGCCTACGCCGGCATCCTCGGCGGCCTCTACGCGGGCGCCACCGTGGTCCCGCTGCACCCCGACTTCCCGCCCTCGCGCACCCGGCGGATGCTCGAACTCTCCGGCGCCACCGCCGTCATCGCCGACGAGCGGGGCCGCGCCGTGCTGGCCGGCCTGGGCGAGGACGCCCCCGCGCTGGAGCTGGTCGAGGCCGACCCGGACCGCGCGCTGGCCGAGCCGCGCAGCGTCGAGCCCAGCGACACCGCCTACATGCTGTTCACCTCCGGCTCCACCGGCCGGCCCAAGGGCGTGCCGATCAGCCACGGCAGCACCCGCCACTACTTCGAACTCCTCGACGCCCGCTACGACTTCACCCCCGACGACGTCTTCTCGCAGACCTTCGACCTGAACTTCGACTGCGCGATGTTCGACCTGTTCTGCGCCTGGGGCTCCGGCGCCACCGTCGACGTCACCCCCGCGACCGCCTACCTCGACCTGCCGGCCCACCTCGCCGAGCACGGCGTCACCGTCTGGTTCGCCACGCCCAGCGCGATCTCGCTGGTGCGCCGGATCAGCGGCCTGGCCCCCGCCTCGCTGCCCGGCCTGCGCTGGAGCTTCTTCGCCGGCGAGGCCCTGCGCTGCCAGGACGCCGCCGACTGGCAGTCCGCCGCCCCCGCCTCGACCCTGGAGAACATCTACGGGCCGACCGAACTGACCGTCACCATCACCGGCCACCGCTGGGATCCGCTGACCTCGCCCGAGCGCGGCGTCAACGGCCTGGTCCCGATCGGCGCCGTGCACGCGGGCCACGACCACGTCCTGGTCGACGCGGACGACCGGGAGACCGACGTCGAGGGCGAACTGCTCATCACCGGACCGCAGATGTCCGTCGGCTACCTCGACCCCGCCGACGACGAGGGCCGCTTCGTGGCCCGCGACGGCCGCCGCTGGTACCGCACCGGCGACCGGGTGCGCCGCCTGTCCGACGGCGAACTCGTCTACCTCGGCCGCCTCGACTCCCAGGTGCAGGTCCAGGGCTGGCGCGTCGAACTGGCCGAGGTCGAGCACGTGCTGCGCGGCGTCGACGGCGTCGAGGACGCGGTCACCGTGGGCGCGACGACGGCTTCGGGCACCGAACTCGTCGTCTACTACACCGGCCAGGCCCGCCCCGCCGCCCAACTCGCCCGCGCCCTGCGGGAGCTGCTGCCCAAGGGCATGATGCCCCGGCACTTCGAGCACGTGGCGGAGTTCCCGCTGAACTCCAACCGCAAGACCGACCGCAAGGAACTGACCCAGCGGGCGACGGACCTGGTCGCCCGGCCGTCGCGGCGCGAGG
Coding sequences within it:
- a CDS encoding ACP S-malonyltransferase, whose amino-acid sequence is METAHRTKSALVFPGMGPAPFAEVGKFMLINPFARELVAEADEALGYSLFERFRAAEGDYSVPAQVAFFVNCLALARWAESQFDIEPAFITGPSFGGKATAVRSGALSFADGVRLTERFAHCLDRFFEEEYPEEVVTQSFARTSPAALEEILAELTALGEWHEVTCVVDADFRMLTVRASRLEWLEARLRAVGGMPLYAMRPPMHAAAFAALRARAAVEVMDGLEFRDPTVAVVSDQDGSVLTGGEQIRDLLLDCCVRPVDWPTALGTLRDQGVGTLCVAGQDALFGRVGVATKNFKIVSANPRLALRPQRRAAAAA
- a CDS encoding methylaspartate mutase, translated to MTLPELPELPADQRPARQRPVDFGEFVRRAGAAGRLVVQPRMGFGDPARMREGLAAAKAADAVTVGTLTLDSYTRVGELEAVEDALREGISLNGYPIVNHPPTTTEAVLDGLWDASFPIQVRHGSATPIDIFWALLRLRINATEGGPVSYCLPYGRTPLADGVRNWQACCELYTRLQEVDIEPHLETFGGCMMGQLCPPSQLVAISFLEAMFFVQHGIRSVSMSYAQQTHLGQDREAVGALRRLCQELLPTDNWHIVIYAYMGVYPETYRGAHRLLGRAAELAVTTGAQRIIVKTVAEARRIPTIAENVLALEYSDAIARRTAARNPDPAAYLGDSQTYAEARALVDAVLDLDDDIGRGLLEAFRRGYLDVPYCVHPDNAGRARSYIGTDGRLHWADLGRLPLRGIAEQRSTKRITSLDLLKDLFHIRQTYDDPAADMGITDELIQTEERVLSA
- a CDS encoding cobalamin B12-binding domain-containing protein produces the protein MSELRPLEDGLEPEFAESKGTVIVTSLASDSHTWNLVFLQLLIEECGYQVVNLGPCVPDDLLAAECAAQEPDMVVISSVNGHGYQDGMRVIGKLRALSPLAATPIVIGGKLGTDDREGAARTADLTAAGFDAVFEDGQDPVVAFRGFLASLPPQSERELEAERALDSAGQRALDDAGQVIR
- a CDS encoding thioesterase II family protein, producing the protein MTTEATVGTSTWVRRFHPAERAAHRLVCFPHAGGAASYYFPVSRTLAPDVDVLAIQYPGRQDRRHEPCIDNIPELADALVEEVLPWFDRPVTFFGHSMGASLAFEVANRLEARGTVLHGLFASGRRAPSTVRDERVHLLDDDGLITDISRLSGTDTQVLGDPEILRMILPAIRADYRAAETYRYTPGPRLSCPLFALTGDQDAQVTVEEAQAWENHTSGPFDLRVFPGGHFYLNDQAAGVMAAIRTHLS
- a CDS encoding AMP-binding protein, with protein sequence MEQSQAHSGPSARHEELVHSLLDDAVGEAPDAPAVRDSAGCWTYRELDEYSRAFAAWLHDRGVRRGDRVVLQLPTTRALAAMFYGASRCGAVFVPLNPAMKVFHLRQVVANAEPVLVIGDAESAERLVECAGSAELLADLWPEVEELRAQGAGPGPDQVRPDDVATLIYTSGSTAAPKAVICPHSQVAFASRALTQMLGYRADDVVFCRFPMSWDYGLYKVLMTCIARCEIILADRDSDLLLLNRMRETGATVVPLVPSLATMIVTLVKRDQGPTAPVRLFTNTGAALPPATIEALREHFPGARVVRQYGQTEAKRITVMPPEEDRERPGAVGLPLPGTQVQILDPEGRPLPTGEIGEIAAVGPHVMPGYWKNPEQSAKTFRADPETGQPRLHTGDYGRLDEDGYLYFEGRRDDMFKRKGFRMSTLEIESAAMDIPGVRAAAALPPSDRHDLALFVESDLPPRTILKELNQRLEPAKVPSICRVLQDFPLTQHGKNARQELALLLDGSGK
- a CDS encoding type III PLP-dependent enzyme codes for the protein MSPQTTQTTQSTEPIELARHYGTPLYVYDLDRVRAARADLFGWLPEGFEVFYAFKANPHTDLVRALRTGEGPACKAEISSTGELAAALEAGYPGSDILYTGPGKTSGELAEAIGQGVRTFSAESLSDLRHIGETAVAHGTEVDCLLRINSATASATTSIRMTGTPTQFGIDSETIAELAPQLLSVPGTRVAGLHLFSQSNARDEEALIGELTHTIEAAAEIQRELGVPLRLLDIGGGFSVPYAQQGGRDSYPKLRVELEASLDTHFPTWREGTPRLAVESGRYLSGDSGTLVTQVSNVKVSRGKKFVIVDAGINTFGGMSGLGRLLPVSVHVEADAETEKANLVGPLCTPGDVLGRQIEVPAGLASGDLLAIPNTGAYGPTSSLLMFLGRPAPVEVAVAGGEVVSATRIEHVRTPTSAGGRP
- a CDS encoding alpha/beta fold hydrolase, with the protein product MTKNSTASTNSEWTGMVPVDDTALAVTDTGGPGIPVLYLNGQFATQGYWRRVIAELGTGWRHITYDERARGTKSKRSADYSFEAAVRDVDAVLAARGVDRALVVGWSYGAFVGAHWAGRNPERALGAVMVDGAYPYDWLDEAMEQRIRKLFRRMGWFTPLMRPTGLTPRMTADQQADCNIELGRLSRERELSPVLDSITVPARYVVASGASLGSRGDEQERIRTSLAAVTARNPNIKISAKVASNHGAILKKDSPAIAEAVREVAALDRSRR
- a CDS encoding AMP-binding protein, giving the protein MTEQDSRGLHERFLRGLARSAGRPALRIGAETTSYRELHQQALTWAGSLGGAKVVGVLATKGVTAYAGILGGLYAGATVVPLHPDFPPSRTRRMLELSGATAVIADERGRAVLAGLGEDAPALELVEADPDRALAEPRSVEPSDTAYMLFTSGSTGRPKGVPISHGSTRHYFELLDARYDFTPDDVFSQTFDLNFDCAMFDLFCAWGSGATVDVTPATAYLDLPAHLAEHGVTVWFATPSAISLVRRISGLAPASLPGLRWSFFAGEALRCQDAADWQSAAPASTLENIYGPTELTVTITGHRWDPLTSPERGVNGLVPIGAVHAGHDHVLVDADDRETDVEGELLITGPQMSVGYLDPADDEGRFVARDGRRWYRTGDRVRRLSDGELVYLGRLDSQVQVQGWRVELAEVEHVLRGVDGVEDAVTVGATTASGTELVVYYTGQARPAAQLARALRELLPKGMMPRHFEHVAEFPLNSNRKTDRKELTQRATDLVARPSRREAAGSGAGVERQPVA